One window of Candidatus Mycobacterium wuenschmannii genomic DNA carries:
- a CDS encoding MscL family protein, translating into MREDVITVAVGLVVALAFSDLVKVFTASIINPLVAAAQPDTALGLGVQLGKEGNEKTFLDFGTLIGGFIYFLVFMATVYFAIVVPYRQIQKRRGVTVFGEAPATKACGECCSDIPEAAHKCKFCASEQSAPAA; encoded by the coding sequence ATGCGTGAGGACGTCATTACCGTTGCGGTCGGTTTGGTTGTGGCCTTGGCCTTTTCGGATCTGGTCAAGGTGTTCACCGCAAGCATCATCAACCCGTTGGTGGCGGCCGCCCAGCCGGATACCGCGCTCGGGCTCGGCGTGCAGCTGGGTAAGGAAGGCAATGAGAAGACCTTCCTCGACTTCGGCACCCTGATCGGCGGGTTCATCTACTTCCTGGTATTCATGGCCACCGTCTATTTCGCGATCGTGGTGCCCTATCGGCAGATCCAGAAGCGCCGCGGCGTAACGGTTTTCGGCGAGGCGCCGGCGACCAAGGCGTGCGGGGAATGCTGTTCGGACATCCCCGAGGCCGCACACAAGTGCAAGTTCTGCGCCAGCGAGCAGTCCGCGCCGGCCGCCTGA
- a CDS encoding MogA/MoaB family molybdenum cofactor biosynthesis protein, with protein MEQGAEMIGRALVVVVDDHGDEDHSGPLVTELLSEAGFVVDGVIAVAADEVEIRNALNTAVIGGVDLVVSVGGTGVTPRDVTPEATLDILDRLVAGIAEAIRGSGLSAGIIEAGLSRGLAGISGSTLVVNLAGSRQAVRDGMATLNPLAAQIIGQLSSLEI; from the coding sequence ATGGAACAGGGCGCCGAAATGATCGGCCGGGCACTCGTCGTCGTTGTCGATGATCACGGCGACGAGGACCACAGCGGTCCGTTGGTCACCGAACTGCTGAGCGAAGCGGGATTCGTGGTGGACGGCGTGATCGCCGTCGCCGCCGACGAGGTGGAAATCCGCAACGCGCTCAACACCGCGGTCATCGGGGGAGTGGACCTGGTCGTGTCGGTGGGCGGCACCGGGGTGACGCCCCGGGACGTCACCCCCGAGGCGACGCTGGACATCCTCGACCGCCTGGTGGCCGGCATCGCCGAGGCCATCCGCGGCTCCGGTCTGTCCGCGGGCATCATCGAGGCGGGCCTGTCCCGCGGGCTGGCCGGCATCTCGGGCAGCACGCTGGTGGTCAACCTCGCCGGTTCGCGGCAGGCGGTCCGCGATGGAATGGCGACGCTCAACCCACTGGCGGCCCAGATCATCGGGCAGCTTTCCAGCCTGGAGATCTGA